Proteins encoded within one genomic window of Mesobacillus subterraneus:
- a CDS encoding GntR family transcriptional regulator translates to MFELDLRSRKPIYEQLVDKMKELIINEVLKPDEQLPSVRQMAQQLTINPNTIQKAYRELEVKGFIYSLKGKGSFVNAMEPGKDADKILQVKQHLEKLLQEALYMGITLEELHEMVGNIDSSKGGTGQDDSNDRDK, encoded by the coding sequence ATGTTTGAGCTTGACCTGAGAAGCCGAAAACCGATATACGAACAGCTTGTAGACAAGATGAAAGAGCTAATCATTAATGAAGTGCTCAAACCTGATGAACAATTGCCTTCTGTGCGTCAGATGGCACAGCAATTGACAATAAACCCAAATACAATTCAAAAGGCATATAGAGAGCTTGAGGTAAAAGGATTCATTTATTCATTAAAAGGCAAGGGGAGTTTTGTCAATGCAATGGAACCTGGAAAAGATGCAGATAAAATATTGCAGGTGAAACAGCATCTGGAAAAACTGCTCCAGGAAGCATTGTACATGGGCATTACTTTGGAAGAATTACATGAGATGGTAGGAAACATTGATAGTTCGAAAGGGGGCACCGGGCAAGATGATTCAAATGATCGAGATAAATAA
- a CDS encoding ABC transporter ATP-binding protein, giving the protein MIQMIEINKTFEKHEAVKNINMTINKGSIYGLIGSNGAGKTTIIKLLAGIYKQDSGKVLLEGSAIFENQALKEKIFYISDQPYFFPQYTVKQMAKFYKSIYPSWNEARFMKLSEVFGFSMNKKIHTFSKGIQRQAAFWLALSTMPEILILDEPMDGLDPVARKKVKNLLIQDVADREMTILISSHNLREIEDICDHIGILHHGSLLLEKDLDDLKSDIHKVQVAYKGETPKHLENQLTMLHCERRGSVMVCIIRGKEEEIEKVINQTEPVIFDILPLTLEEIFIYEMGDIGYAIKNILV; this is encoded by the coding sequence ATGATTCAAATGATCGAGATAAATAAAACATTTGAAAAGCACGAGGCAGTAAAAAACATCAATATGACTATAAATAAAGGCTCCATATACGGGTTGATTGGATCGAATGGTGCAGGTAAAACGACCATCATTAAATTGCTTGCTGGAATTTATAAACAGGACTCTGGTAAGGTGCTTTTGGAAGGTTCAGCAATCTTTGAAAACCAAGCTTTAAAAGAGAAAATCTTTTATATATCCGACCAGCCTTATTTTTTTCCTCAATATACAGTCAAGCAGATGGCGAAGTTCTATAAAAGCATATATCCTTCGTGGAATGAAGCAAGATTTATGAAATTATCGGAAGTATTCGGCTTCAGTATGAACAAAAAAATACATACCTTTTCAAAAGGCATACAAAGACAAGCTGCATTCTGGCTCGCCTTATCGACGATGCCTGAAATATTGATTCTTGATGAGCCGATGGATGGATTGGATCCGGTGGCAAGAAAAAAGGTTAAAAACCTACTGATACAGGATGTTGCAGACAGGGAAATGACGATTTTGATATCCTCCCATAACTTGCGCGAAATAGAAGATATTTGCGACCACATTGGGATTTTGCATCATGGATCACTCCTTTTGGAAAAAGACCTCGATGATCTCAAATCTGATATACATAAGGTTCAGGTGGCTTATAAGGGAGAAACACCGAAGCATCTTGAAAATCAACTGACAATGCTCCACTGCGAAAGAAGGGGAAGTGTCATGGTGTGTATTATCAGGGGGAAAGAGGAAGAAATCGAGAAGGTTATCAATCAGACCGAGCCCGTTATTTTTGATATCCTCCCATTGACATTAGAGGAGATTTTTATATATGAAATGGGGGATATCGGCTATGCAATCAAAAACATCCTTGTTTAA
- a CDS encoding DUF6449 domain-containing protein, whose product MKWGISAMQSKTSLFNKEMILQVGRNVGWISVIYFLALFFAIPLRIMMMYSGENYRDFMPVEKLFDLNFAIQFIMFMTVPVVMAIFLYRFLQVKQAADLIHSLPLKRQDIFHFYTLTGFVFLIIPVILIAMATSLIHSVYDLNLYFQLQDILRWTGTVLIFNTVFYLSGVLIAMLTGISVVQGVLTYILLLFPAGFTLLIVYNLGLMLYGFPSDYYQMRNIEYLSPISHLTILESESISTKAVLLYSGFVLVSYVLSLFIYKKRKIEAASEAIAFNSLKVVFKYGAAFCMMLLGGMYFDAMQNKFAWLIFGYTAGGIIGYFAAEMVLQKSWRVFGKVKGLGYFAVSMAVLILVTQAFAPYEKKVPALDQIKNVTYANHVYMDEDERLAPKALYQQENIEAVRKFHESIINNEKMNEQRMELQESALFIYELKNGDKLVRQYTVDRFDYEPRIREIFESLEYKHAHKPIFKVNTDDITSIRINKHINDSSLTITDEEKIKQAISILKKEIEQEPFSIDYYTVGNTSSIEIMSGINDYDHIELKRSYKSFIAWLEENEMLKEAMVTPDDIDYIAVINEPIKEEQFKEYPEEEIIHRILNDKNALKLSEHDQLLSSIENAGYGWFNEAPYTAIFVYKAGNHKEIRTFSNKDVPAFIKDYFK is encoded by the coding sequence ATGAAATGGGGGATATCGGCTATGCAATCAAAAACATCCTTGTTTAACAAAGAAATGATCCTCCAGGTTGGGAGAAACGTCGGCTGGATCTCTGTCATTTACTTTCTGGCTCTATTTTTCGCAATTCCATTAAGAATCATGATGATGTATTCCGGTGAAAATTACCGTGATTTTATGCCGGTGGAAAAATTGTTTGACCTTAATTTTGCTATACAGTTCATCATGTTCATGACAGTACCAGTTGTTATGGCAATCTTTCTATATCGTTTCCTGCAAGTAAAGCAGGCAGCAGATTTAATCCATAGTCTGCCATTGAAACGGCAAGATATATTCCACTTTTATACACTGACAGGGTTTGTATTTCTGATTATTCCAGTCATCCTGATTGCGATGGCTACTTCTTTAATTCACAGTGTGTATGACCTGAATCTATATTTTCAGCTGCAGGATATTCTCAGATGGACAGGAACCGTCCTGATATTTAACACTGTATTTTACCTGTCAGGAGTTCTTATAGCAATGCTAACAGGAATCTCGGTAGTACAGGGAGTCTTGACTTATATCTTGCTGTTGTTCCCTGCCGGATTCACCTTGCTGATTGTCTATAATCTTGGACTTATGTTATATGGATTTCCTAGTGATTATTATCAGATGAGGAATATAGAATATCTTTCACCTATTTCACACCTGACTATTTTAGAGAGCGAGTCAATATCCACAAAGGCAGTTCTTTTATATTCAGGCTTTGTGTTGGTCTCATATGTGCTGTCACTATTTATCTATAAAAAAAGGAAAATAGAAGCCGCATCGGAGGCAATTGCTTTTAATAGTTTAAAGGTAGTTTTTAAATACGGAGCTGCTTTCTGCATGATGCTTCTCGGCGGCATGTATTTCGATGCTATGCAGAATAAGTTTGCGTGGCTGATATTTGGATACACAGCTGGGGGCATAATTGGATACTTCGCTGCCGAAATGGTTCTCCAGAAATCATGGAGGGTCTTTGGAAAAGTAAAAGGCTTAGGATATTTTGCGGTTTCGATGGCAGTCTTGATCCTTGTAACTCAAGCGTTCGCTCCTTACGAGAAAAAAGTGCCTGCTTTAGATCAGATTAAAAATGTCACATACGCGAATCATGTTTATATGGATGAGGATGAACGGCTTGCTCCAAAGGCACTATACCAGCAAGAAAATATCGAGGCTGTCCGAAAGTTCCATGAGAGTATTATCAATAATGAAAAAATGAATGAACAACGAATGGAATTACAGGAATCTGCTCTCTTTATTTATGAATTGAAGAATGGAGATAAACTAGTTCGCCAGTACACCGTCGATCGATTTGATTACGAGCCCAGAATAAGAGAGATTTTTGAATCACTGGAGTATAAGCATGCACACAAGCCTATTTTTAAAGTAAATACAGATGACATTACCTCAATTAGAATAAACAAACATATTAATGATAGCTCGTTGACAATTACCGACGAGGAAAAGATTAAACAGGCTATTTCAATCCTGAAAAAGGAAATAGAGCAAGAACCTTTTTCAATTGATTATTATACAGTAGGTAACACATCATCGATTGAAATTATGTCTGGGATAAACGATTACGACCATATTGAGTTAAAACGTTCATACAAAAGCTTCATCGCATGGCTGGAGGAAAACGAAATGCTGAAAGAAGCAATGGTGACGCCCGATGACATTGACTACATTGCCGTGATAAATGAGCCAATAAAAGAGGAGCAATTCAAAGAATATCCTGAAGAAGAAATAATTCATCGTATTTTGAACGATAAAAACGCTCTTAAATTGAGTGAACATGACCAATTGCTCTCTTCGATCGAGAATGCCGGTTATGGCTGGTTTAATGAAGCCCCGTATACCGCAATTTTCGTATACAAAGCAGGTAATCACAAAGAGATTCGTACATTTAGCAATAAAGATGTACCAGCGTTTATCAAGGATTATTTTAAGTAA
- a CDS encoding RNA polymerase sigma factor, producing MAKIDFDELYRIHGKKLFQIAFGITKDRHLAEDVVQETFIKAYKKADTIIDTHKIGSWLAAIAARTAIDYLRSEKRRKWLPSDQSIMEQIFSDYDDNQSLEKEVEIILFKEEIQHMLYLLTSEYQQVLVLRFQYGLKEDEIACKLNIKSGTVKTRLHRARKQLKKVMLEKYPA from the coding sequence ATGGCTAAGATTGATTTTGATGAGCTTTATAGAATCCATGGGAAAAAACTTTTTCAAATTGCTTTCGGCATTACTAAAGACAGACATCTAGCAGAGGATGTCGTCCAGGAGACTTTTATTAAGGCATATAAAAAGGCAGATACCATCATAGATACGCATAAAATCGGTTCTTGGTTAGCAGCAATTGCGGCAAGGACAGCTATTGATTATTTACGGTCAGAGAAAAGAAGGAAATGGCTTCCTTCTGACCAGAGCATTATGGAACAGATTTTCAGTGATTATGATGACAATCAGTCGCTTGAAAAGGAAGTTGAAATCATCCTGTTTAAAGAGGAGATTCAACATATGCTGTACTTGTTGACAAGTGAGTACCAGCAAGTCTTGGTATTAAGGTTTCAATACGGGTTAAAAGAGGATGAAATCGCCTGCAAATTGAATATTAAATCGGGAACAGTCAAAACACGCCTACACAGAGCCCGAAAACAATTGAAAAAAGTTATGTTAGAGAAGTACCCAGCCTAA
- a CDS encoding ABC transporter ATP-binding protein produces MISINHLSHEFEIGKKGRKTIIPVLKDVSFKVNKGEIVTIVGRSGSGKSTLLNLVSGFIRPKEGEITINGIKTSSLNETKFADFRIQHMGFIFQSFQLIPSMTAYQNVELPLILKGVKEDERKLRTNEILEMVGLSDYQDHYPGELSGGQQQRVSIARALIVNPPIILADEPTGSLDSETEDDLLKFIVKLNRELGITFLIITHDDKVAQIDHRTIELRDGKVVEEVFANEA; encoded by the coding sequence ATGATATCAATTAACCATTTGAGCCACGAATTTGAGATCGGAAAAAAAGGGAGAAAAACGATCATTCCTGTGTTGAAGGATGTTTCGTTTAAAGTGAACAAAGGAGAAATTGTAACCATCGTAGGCAGGAGCGGTTCAGGAAAATCAACACTCCTTAACCTTGTGAGCGGATTTATAAGGCCAAAAGAAGGAGAAATCACGATCAATGGAATCAAGACATCCTCTTTAAATGAAACAAAGTTTGCCGATTTCCGGATTCAGCATATGGGATTCATTTTTCAAAGCTTTCAACTAATTCCTAGCATGACAGCCTATCAAAATGTAGAGCTGCCTCTAATTTTAAAAGGTGTCAAAGAGGATGAGAGGAAATTACGAACAAATGAAATCCTTGAGATGGTTGGATTATCTGACTATCAGGATCATTATCCTGGCGAACTTTCAGGAGGGCAGCAGCAAAGGGTAAGCATCGCTCGTGCACTTATTGTCAACCCGCCAATCATTCTTGCTGATGAACCAACCGGAAGTCTGGACTCGGAGACAGAAGACGATTTACTCAAATTCATCGTTAAGTTAAACAGAGAGCTTGGCATAACATTTTTAATCATCACCCATGATGACAAGGTAGCGCAAATCGACCATCGTACCATTGAATTAAGGGATGGCAAAGTTGTTGAGGAGGTATTCGCAAATGAGGCTTAA